Proteins co-encoded in one Salvia splendens isolate huo1 chromosome 4, SspV2, whole genome shotgun sequence genomic window:
- the LOC121800319 gene encoding dirigent protein 22-like: MDKFCTILFISSFLIASIHATSSKEAEKWFKNMPQRKEKFVKLHFYIQDALGGPNATIWEVARAQVTANSPTSFGQVRVLDDLMTVEPNHNSKKLGRAQGLIASAGLHESSLTMNINFVFMAGPYKGSTLCIAGSNPIERVNRELPVIGGTGIFRMARGFSISNTYSYDPIKDLGVLEYTVYVSYF; the protein is encoded by the coding sequence ATGGATAAATTTTGCACAATTctatttatttcttcatttttgATAGCAAGCATACACGCTACATCGAGCAAAGAAGCCGAAAAATGGTTCAAAAACATGCCTCAACGCAAAGAAAAATTCGTAAAACTCCATTTCTACATCCAGGACGCCCTGGGCGGGCCCAACGCCACCATTTGGGAGGTGGCGCGGGCTCAAGTGACGGCCAACTCACCTACTTCATTTGGGCAAGTTAGAGTTTTGGATGACTTGATGACAGTTGAGCCCAACCATAACTCAAAGAAGTTAGGACGGGCTCAGGGGCTCATCGCATCTGCAGGCCTCCACGAATCATCTCTCACAATGAACATCAATTTTGTGTTCATGGCGGGCCCGTATAAAGGTAGCACGCTTTGTATTGCTGGCTCAAACCCTATTGAGAGGGTTAATCGGGAACTACCAGTTATCGGTGGCACCGGAATTTTTCGGATGGCTAGGGGATTTTCCATTTCTAACACTTATTCGTATGATCCTATAAAAGATTTAGGGGTTTTGGAGTACACAGTTTATGTTTCTTACttttag
- the LOC121798830 gene encoding protein MIZU-KUSSEI 1-like: MKTIMAKTPQDSLSSSRRYFHWKNKASQDEDTEMEEEILNFTHKSLDKDKPKSENPKIFPIHQSPPAAARANYRKRVSVKLRAALSFGRARCPFSSGLGQRVVGTLFGQRRGHVRLAFQEDFKAEPAFLVELATATSALVKEMASGLVRIALECEKRQQQEKEKEKEKKLLLEEPLWRTYCNGKKCAYAMRRDCGPDDWKVLNAVGPISMGAGVLPGDGEFMYMRAKFERVVGSRDSEAFYMMNPDRNGGPELSIYLLRV; encoded by the coding sequence ATGAAGACAATCATGGCTAAAACCCCTCAAGACTCACTCTCTTCCTCCCGCAGATACTTCCACTGGAAAAACAAGGCCTCCCAAGACGAAGACACCGAAATGGAAGAAGAAATCTTGAATTTCACCCACAAATCCCTAGACAAAGACAAGCCCAAATCAGAAAACCCCAAGATTTTCCCAATCCACCAATCCCCACCCGCCGCCGCGAGAGCGAATTACCGGAAAAGGGTATCAGTAAAGCTGCGGGCCGCCCTCTCATTCGGCAGGGCCCGATGCCCGTTTTCGTCGGGCCTAGGGCAGCGGGTGGTGGGAACCCTGTTCGGGCAGCGGCGCGGGCACGTCCGGTTGGCGTTCCAGGAGGATTTCAAGGCGGAGCCGGCGTTCCTGGTGGAGctggcgacggcgacgagcgCGCTGGTGAAGGAGATGGCGTCGGGGCTGGTGAGGATCGCGCTGGAGTGCGAGAAGCGGCAGCAgcaggagaaggagaaggagaaggagaagaagctgcttctGGAAGAGCCCCTCTGGCGCACCTACTGCAACGGGAAGAAGTGCGCCTACGCGATGCGCCGCGACTGCGGGCCCGACGACTGGAAGGTGCTCAACGCCGTCGGCCCCATCTCCATGGGCGCCGGCGTGCTCCCCGGCGACGGCGAGTTCATGTACATGAGAGCCAAATTCGAGAGGGTCGTCGGCTCCAGAGACTCTGAAGCTTTCTACATGATGAATCCGGATAGAAATGGAGGTCCCGAGCTCAGCATTTATTTACTCAGAGTTTGA